From one Mytilus edulis chromosome 1, xbMytEdul2.2, whole genome shotgun sequence genomic stretch:
- the LOC139513459 gene encoding golgin subfamily A member 6-like protein 22 has translation MDTPFVAQVTEDLNTRKILQTRETIMTFTGRPPKDASHIEEVKHMIETFPHPNLDGVVHQRDTGGTVPVDSDIWGKLSDWGLLTQEQQNENKEFLLTRFSVEDLQLAWDQYFVQKGRLPNCSQYRIFINNWRGNKTKRRTQSLAEMMRALEKKDDEIYHERDEQQLLHSQLELVNHIYNGQLRRVQDLEQDNNFLRDNIHQLENEVEQKSEDINRIRDITEVQGRHVYQLRRTITQKDRQICDQCSQLRDLGDTKGEYGSVIKRQKLMIKEKKEEVKAQSATINEQSATINEQSATINEINVKNEEQSATINEINVKNEEQSATINEQSATINEINVKNEEQSATINEINVKNEEQSATINEINVKNEEQSATINEQSAIINEQSATINELIEQNHEKSKYINELSEQNGSQTKEIDNLKSKIEMEVHVAQTKEQIIAEQNAKLEEQNAKLEEQKSIIEEQKESLMKYKKDDEDLRRQMVEQDRINQDLYDQLKDVKMLCNKLMMKIQAKSQNQ, from the exons ATGGATACCCCTTTTG TTGCACAAGTTACAGAAGACTTAAACACAAGAAAAATATTACAGACAAGGGAGACAATTATGACTTTCACAG GCAGGCCACCTAAGGATGCAAGTCATATAGAAGAAGTGAAGCATATGATTGAAACCTTTCCTCATCCAAACTTGGATGGTGTAGTTCACCAACGGGATACAGGTGGAACAGTTCCTGTAGATAGTGATATTTGGGGAAAACTTTCAG attgggGATTGCTCACACAGgaacaacaaaatgaaaataaagagtTTTTATTAACAAGATTTAGTGTAGAAGATTTACAGTTAGCTTGGGACCAGTATTTTGTACAGAAGG gAAGACTACCAAACTGTTCACAGTATAGGATTTTCATAAACAACTGGAGAGGTAATAAAACTAAAAGAAGGACTCAGTCACTAG CTGAAATGATGAGAGCTTTAGAGAAGAAAGATGATGAAATTTATCATGAAAGAGATGAGCAGCAATTATTACATTCTCAACTGGAACTGGTCAATCATATTTACAACGGTCAGCTGAGGCGAGTTCAGGATCTAGAACAAGATAATAATTTCTTGAGAGATAATATTCACCAGCTAGAAAACGAAGTAGAACAAAAGTCAGAAGATATTAATCGTATAAGGGACATTACTGAAGTACAAGGTAGACATGTGTACCAGTTAAGAAGGACAATAACACAGAAAGATAGACAGATATGTGATCAGTGTAGTCAGTTAAGGGATCTAGGGGATACAAAGGGAGAGTATGGGTCGGTTATTAAGAGACAGAAGTTAATGATTAAAGAAAAGAAAGAGGAAGTGAAGGCACAGAGTGCTACAATTAATGAACAGAGTGCTACAATTAATGAACAGAGTGCTacaattaatgaaataaatgtgAAAAATGAAGAACAGAGTGCTacaattaatgaaataaatgtgAAAAATGAAGAACAGAGTGCTACAATTAATGAACAGAGTGCTacaattaatgaaataaatgtgAAAAATGAAGAACAGAGTGCTacaattaatgaaataaatgtgAAAAATGAAGAACAGAGTGCTacaattaatgaaataaatgtgAAAAATGAAGAACAGAGTGCTACAATTAATGAACAGAGTGCTATAATTAATGAACAGAGTGCTACAATTAATGAACTCATTGAGCAAAATcatgaaaaatctaaatatattaaTGAACTTTCTGAACAAAATGGCAGCCAAACAAAAGAAATAGACAATctgaaaagtaaaatagaaatggAAGTTCATGTTGCTCAGACCAAAGAACAGATAATTGCAGAACAGAATGCAAAACTTGAAGAACAGAATGCAAAACTTGAAGAACAGAAGTCAATAATTGAGGAACAGAAGGAAAGTTTAATGAAGTATAAGAAGGATGATGAAGATTTAAGAAGACAGATGGTAGAACAAGACAGAATTAACCAGGATCTGTATGATCAGTTGAAGGATGTTAAAATGTTGTGCAA TAAACTGATGATGAAGATACAAGCCAAATCACAGAATCAGTAA